The genomic stretch TCGACCGGGCAAGCAGGAGGGCCCGCGGTGAAGTTGAGCGCGTCTGCCGCCATGGGTCTGGAGCTCGCCCCTGGTGTGCTCGAGCTCAAGGGGATGGGCGCCCAGTTCAAGCCGTCACCCGCGATTTCGGGCTTCCTCGCGGGACGCAGGATCGCCGCCGTCAACGCCAGATTCGGTGGCATCGCCGCCGGACCCATCGAAGTCGAGACGGTCCAGGACGGCAAGTACACTGTGAAGAATCAGCGGATGCCGCTGCGACATCCCCTGTTCGCCCGCATCGGCGAAGCAGCGCCGGGGATTGCGCCCTGTCTGGTGATCAACGTCAGGGACAGCACCCTGCAGGGCAAGGTCGGGCTTGCCGCAGGTGCCAAGGTCGATTCGCTCGAGGCCTGGCTGAAGAAAGGTCCCGAGATCCTGGGGTTGTTCGGCGTCTCGCTCACGTCGGGCATCGAGTGGGTCAACAGGCTGGAGGGTGGCAGCCTGCGCTTCGGCGCGAGCGGGGTGCCCATGCGCCTTGGCCAGGCGTTCTCCGGCACGTTCACTCTGGTTGTCGTCGACGAGAGCATCAAGTTCGAAGGCGGCGCCGACTTCAGGGTCGGTGGGCTGGCCCAGGGGAAGCTCCGGCTTGAGCGATCGCCGGAGGGAGTCGTCACGGGCACGGCGGCGGTTGGCCTCACCATGCCCAGGAACCTGAGCGGCAGCGTGGATGTGACCTGGGACGGGCGGGCCATCTCCGGCGAGGGCAAGGTCGGCTACAAGGGGGAGAAGCTCTCGGGCGAAGTAACCCTGCGGCTCATGGAAAGGGGTGAAGCAGCCCGTCTGGAGGCGGAGAAGAAGGCTCCGGAAGGAGGCGCGAAGTCACCGGCAGCCGCGGGCGGCGGGGCTGTGAAGGGCAAGGTGGACTACGTGGTTTTCGGCGAGGGTGACCTTACATTCGCCTTCACCGAGTGGCTCAACGGCAAGGCCCGCGTGATCGTCGATCCCAAAGGCTATGTTACGGTCATCGGCAAGATCACCCCTCAGAAGGAGTTCATCCTCTTCCAGCAGAAGGACTACGAGCGCCGGCTGTTCAAGGTCGAGGCGCGGGCGTCCTACGGCCTGCCGGTCGTGGGGAATATCTTCGTCTTCGCGAACGTCAGCATGAGCGCGTTCGCAACCCTGGGGCCCGGCAAGTTCTACAATATCGTGGTCGATGGAACGTACTCCACCGATCCGGAGAAGGCCAAGAGCTTCAGCATTCGCGGCACCCTCAACATCTCCGCTGCGGCGGGCCTGAAGCTCCGTGGGGAAGCCGGAGCGGGGCTCGAAGTTCTGGCACATGACATCAAGGCCGGAGCTGGCGTAAACGGCATCGCCGGCATCAAGGGCTACGCCGAGGCGACCCCCGTCATCGGCTACCGGGAGAAGGCGATGCCGGGCCAGGACAAGAAGGGCGAGTTCTTCATCCGCGGCGAGCTGGAAATCGCGGCCCAGCCCTTCCTCGGTCTGAGCGGCGACCTGTTCGTCGAGGTCGACGCGCCCTGGTGGTCGCCCGTGCCGGACAAGCGCTGGACCTGGCCCTTGTTCAACAAGGAATGGCCCATCGGGGGTTCCCTCGGCGTGGGCGCTTCCGTGGACTATGTGTTCGGCTCCAATGAGTGGCCCAAGCTCGACTTCAAGCCCGTGGAATTCGATTCCAGCAAGTTCATGTCGGACCTCTACGCCGACAAAGCGAAGTCCGGCTCGGGCAAGGACAAGGAGTCCAAGGGCAAGTGGGCGGAGAAGAACGCCAAGGCCACCGACCCGCCGCCGAAGAAGCCGCCCGTGGGCAACGCCAAGCCGGGCAAGGGCGTCGACCCGCCGCCAGCCAAGTCCAGGGTGCAGCCTGGGGGCGGAGGCAAGCGAGCCAAGGCGGCAGATCCGAACGCACATACCAAGGAAGGGAAGACCGTCAAACAGCTTCAGGACGAAGCGACCAAGAGGGGAAAGAAGCCGCCCGGCGGAGAGGTCAAGGCGGGCACCGCGAGGCAGGGAGCAAGCGCGAAGGGGAAAGATAAGGAATCGCGCGATGAACAGGTGAAGCAAGCGCTTGCGGCGTTGGACCAGGTGACAGCTCGCTATATGCGAGACGGTGCGAGCAAGGAGACCGTGGTAACCGGCGTGAAGTCGGTGCGGCGCAAGTTTCCAAAGGTCTTCAGGTCCCTCGAAGTGACTGATGGCGGCGCTACTTGGGACTATGACTACGAAATGAGTCCAGGCACCAGGAAGAAGGGAGCGAGGAAGTCAACGGAATCAAGTCCAGGGCCCAGACCGACTTCAATCTCACGCAAGACCGCAACATTAGCATCCGATACGGTCGGGACGGAGATGACCATAGACTGGTTGGATTCACAATACCCAATCAGACATCCTGGCTCTCCTCCCAAGTCGGGCGTGCAGTCACGACTTATGGAACTCCTAGTTACGGATCCCAGCCAGCGGAGTCCGGACAAGTTCATCCGAGGTCATTTGCTCAACGAACATCTCGGTGGCGAGGGAGAAGCGCATAATCTATTCCCAATCACCGGTAACGCGAACAGCCAACACCTGCATTCTACCGAGAAGAAGATCAAGGAGTGGGTGAAGAAGCCGGATCAGTGGGTATGGTACAAGGTAAAGGTTGCCGCGATCGACGCGAAGTTGGATTCGAGCCGCAAGGACCAGAACTATGTGGACTGCACCCTGAACTGCCAGGCCGTGCTCAAGGACGAAGCCGGGAAGGAAAGAGAGAGCTTCAAGAGCACGATCGAGTCAAAGTACAAGGAAAAGAAGCAGGCGACCGTCGAGAGACCACCGTGAGCGGCGAGGCCGTGGTTCTTGCCGGAGCGATACTCAGTTCACGTGTCATCCGGGTCGATATGGTTGCCGCCAGATAAGGGGGGGGGACGGACAATGGAGGAACAAAAGCAGGCTTGGGAGTTCGTCAAGGAGCTTCCGCAGATTCTCGATCAATACAGCAACTACTCCTACCCGTTGCTGCTCGTATTGCTCATCGGCGGCCTGCTGATTCTGGGCATCCACCTGTACCGAAGGAACGGGGGCGCGGAGAGTCCGAGCGGCGTGATGGTATTCCTTGGTTCAGCCCTTTGCTTCCTCGCCTTGGGCGGATTCTTTCTGAAGTACGTCGGCGCCCGTCAGGCCGCACTCGCGCTAGAACGCGCTCGGAACGAGTTCATTGCGAAGCATCGGGCCCCCGACGGCGAGCACTGGCTGATGGTCTTTGACTTCTCCCTGCCCCCCGCGTTGAGCGATGAGACGCGCAGCATCTATATCGGGCGCATCGGCCGGTTGGTGGATTCCATGAACGAAATCCTGCTCGAGGATCTTCCTCCGGTCTTTCGCCAGCCCCGGGCGGTCCGCGTTGAAGAGACGGCCGTCAGTCCCTGGCAAACAGGCGTCGGAGACGAGAACTACGATGAAATCTTCAAGAAACTGAACGCCTTCGAGGTCATGTGGGGCTCGGTGGACGAGCAGGGGGCGCAAGCCAAGGCATTTCTCGGCCTGAACAGTAAGTTGGCCCCCGAGGAGATGATCTCGCGTATCCCCCTACGCGACTTCCCCATGGGTGAGGATCTGCGTCGCAGCCAGCGGTTTGATGACGTGAGCTACTACCGCCTGCTCGGATTGGTGACACTCGGCATGGCGCTCGACACCTACAGGCGGGCGCAGGAGGCAACGGACGAGAGCCGCAGAGGGCTCTTCCTGAAGGCGGTGCAACAGATGAACGCGGCTCGTGACAAGGTGAGCAACCGCCGAGACGATTCCATGTTGCAGCAAAGCGTCTACAGCCGTCAGGTGGACACTTTGATCAAGAGTGCCGCAGACGAGGCGGGGGTAGGGCAATGAAGAGGCTTTGGGTTGGTGTCGGATTCTTGATTCTTTCCGTGACGCTGGCTCAGAATTGCAGAGCCGGGATGGTCGTTCAGATTCAGGACCCTCGCTACTTCCAGCGGCAGCAAGAGGTCATCTTCCCTTGGGCCGAAGTCAAGCTCGTGACGTTCGAGTTCGAACTCGTCGGGGAGGGCGCCGAGGCAAGCGCCAAGCAGAAAGCAAGGGAACTTCACGATCGTTTCCTGGCAAGGATCCAGAACCTCCAAGGAGGAGCGATAGTCACCTATGTCACCCCACCGGGGCAACGCATAGAGAACTATCGCGTGGAGGCGGAGAAGGTCGGTCAGGCACAGAAGGCACAAATGGTCTTGTGGGGCCGCATCATGTTGGACAGCGAGCAGGTGCCCCTGATCAATCCGCGGCTCATGCTGGTCTCCGCGCCACCTGGCGTGAGCGCGGCGTATTCACGTGCGATCGACAGAGACGTCGAGACCGTCTCGGTGGAGGGCCTTATCGACGCGCCGGTAACTGAGTTGCGAGTGGACTTCAACACCATGAAGCAGGATGTCGCCCCGTTGGTGTCGTTTCTCGCCGGATTGGCCCGCTACTACAAGGGCGCGGCTCGGGAGGGAAGCGCGGCCAGGCCATGGCTAGAGGGCAGCGTCAGGGATTTTTCGGACTATGTGAGGCAGACTCCGGAGCAGCAGGATTCTTCGGCCCTAGCCCAGGCAAATCTGTTCATCGCGCGGGCATGCATCAGGTTGGCTGCTGCCGAAACCGCAAGAAAGCAGAGTCATCTGGCGCGCGCGCGTTCGCACGCTGCTGAGGCGGCGCGCTTGAATCCCTACAATCCCAGCGTCGCTGTGGTGCAAGCCGTCGTCGCTGCGAGAGAGAACGCGGACCCCGCTCTGATTCGCACCTTTCTGGCAAAGGCCGTCCAACTGGCGCCCGCTGATGCCGATGCTCGGATCAACCTAGCCGTCTTCGACGGGGCGCGAGGCGACGTGAAGAATGCCGTTCGCCAGCTCGACGAGGCCGCGTTTGTGCAGAAGTCGCAGGGGAAGGCGATCTCGCCATCCGTGCCGATATTGCGCGGGGAATTTGAACGAATGCGGACGCCGCGATAACGTTGGGTTGTACTTGAGCAGGGGCCGGCAAGCGCCGGCCCCTGCCGGTGGGCGCAGCTTCCCGCCGATGCGCCTTGTTCCACTGCTCACCGCGCGCCCTTGGGTCGCGCGTGGGCGCGAAGCACCTCGACCAGTTTGGCGATCTCGCCGCCGGATGCGGCGGGGGACGCGTGCGAAACGACTGCTTCCCGCACGCGTCCGCCCTCCTGCTCCCAGCGTATCCGGGTGGCTCCAGCGCTGGTGGCGGGAGGCCCAGGCGCCTTTTCGGCCTGGGACATCGCCACCTCCAATGCCGCCAAGACCGTCGTGGGCAGCCCGGAGACATCCACCTCGTACTGCAGAGGTATGCCGACGAATCCCCCGGTTTCCGTCAGGACGATTCTCATGCTGTTTGTCCTCGCTTCCCGTCAGCCTGGATCCGCCCGCAACGGATCCTTAGAAGCCAACAGCCTTCCAGGCCGCCTGAACGGCCTTCTGCTCGCTCGCCCCAGCACCGAACAACTCGAACGCGGCGGCTTCAGTCCCCTTGACTATCTGGGCGAAGTCACTCTTTGCGGTCAGGGCGCACATCGTCTTGTACCAGATCTGCCCAGCCCTTTCCCAGGCACGACCGCCGAGTGACATCGCCACGAGGTAAAATGCATAGTTCGGGATGCCAGAATTGATGTGTACGCCGCCTTCGTCCTCGGCGCCGGTGTACTTGTCCCTCAGATGTTTCGGCTGGGGGTCGTCTCCGAGGATGGGATCGTTCTGATAGGCCGGTTCATTCTTGAAGGTCCGCAAGCACTTGGCGGAAGTGCCGGGGCCCATGATCTCGGCGCCGACCGTCCACGCCGCTTGCTTGACCGTCTGCTTGCGGCGCCACTGGGCGACGAGGACACCCATGACATCGGCAAAGTGCTCGTTCAGCGCACCGGACTCGTTTCGGTACTCGAGGTTGCAGGTGTGTGTGATCACCCCGTGGGTGAGTTCGTGCGCAACCACGTCAAGGGACTTGGTGAACCGGACGAAGATCGATCCGTCGCCGTCGCCGTAGGCCATCTGCTCGCCATTCCAGAAGGCGTTGTTGAACTTGTTCCCCAAATGGACCGAGGAGATCAGCTCCATCCCGTTGCCGTCGAGGGAGTTGCGGGCGAAGATCGTACGGTAGAAATCGTAGACCCGCCCCGAGTGGTCGTACGCTTCATTCGCCGCCGTATCCTTGGACTTCTTGTCGCCCTCAGACCGCACCAGCTTTCCCGGTAAAGACCACATTGAACCGTGCTTTGCGTCGTACACGAGCCGATGTTTCGTCCCCGCCGGCGATGGGATCGCCGCCATGGCCGGCAAGGTGGCTAGCATGAGACGCTGAGTCCGCAACGTCGCTGAAGCCTCCTTGGCGTCAATCCCCAGCTGGCGCACCTTCTTGTCGGACGACTGGCTCAGCCGGTCGATGAGATAGGGCGGCAGAATGCCGTGCAGGGGACTGGGGCAGGATTCGAACATCGTGACCTCCTTGCCTCGACGAGGCGTCGTCAAACGCTCTGCTTGTGCTGCTCGCTGGAAACGAGCGCTCACACTGCATCCGTCGCGTGGCCAGCGCTGTTGCGGCCTCTTGGACTCCCTTCTCGCAGCCAATACTCCATATCGGGCTCGGACATATCACGGAGCAAGTCCGGCGGCTGTGGAGGCTGGTGAGTAACTTCCGGATCCAGTGGGGAAGGCGAACTGTGAAGTGCGGGTCGCGCCCATCCCCCCGCCGGTGGTAACATGCCAGGAGCGGACGGTGCCCCCTTGGACTGGCGTTCCTCGCCCAATCCGACAAGAGGATTGTAGCTGTGAATAGCCCCTGCGCCGCCTCCCTGTTCTCGACTCTGTGCGCCCCGCATCGCGCCTCCCTGTCGGGATCCATTCGCTGGGCGAAGTCGGCTCGTCGCTCGAGGGTGCGACACCAGCCCCTGAACCGATAGATCTGACAGCGAGCACCACCGTCCAATGCACAACCCTGGTTGCCGCTGGAATGGGCGGCACTGGGAACAAGCGCCAAGTGCGTGAGCGTCGGAGGGTAGGATCACTGGACGCTTAGCTCTTGGCAGTTTCATATGGTTGTTCCATAAAGTCAAGAGGACCTAGGCTCTATGAGGAAAAGTGTGGTCCGCCGCAGTAGAGGGTGAAGAGCACCGGGGGCAGGAAGGCCAGCAGCATCTTCTTGATCTAGACCGAGACGTTCCGGAATCCATAGGAGACACGCTTCATCAGCTTGATCTTGGTGTGGGCGCCCTCGGTGTAGGCGTTGGTGCCGCGGGAGAGGAAGTGGTCAAGGATGCACCCCCTCCAGCGCGAGAGCGTGCGGCCCCAGCGCACGATCTCGGCGTCGTCGCTGCTCTGGCAACAGATCAGGATTCGGCTCATGAGGCCCTCGGCCGCCTTGCGATCCGAGCAGCCGTAGAGTTGGCGCGGCCATTCTTTGATCAGGTAGTACTGGCGCAACTGGGGCAGCCGAGCCCAGACCGTGTCCAGATAAGAGCGCTGGCGGGGGAACAACCGCTCCTGACCGACCAGAAATGGCTTTTTTGATCCGCTGCATCGCGGCGCTGGATGAACTGAAGCTCGCCGGCGACCAGGCGGTGGGCGTGGGCATCGTCAAGCGGGCGCTCGAGGAGCCGATCCGGCAGATCGTGGTCAACGCCGGGGTCGAGGGCGCGGTGATCGTGCAGGAGGTCAAGAAGAACAAGAAGAGAGGATGATCACGACCGAGTGCCTCGTGGCCGACAAGCCCGAGGAGGAGAAGAAGATGCCCGGCGGCACGCCCGGAGGGATGGGCGGCATGGGCGGCGGCGACATGTACTAGACCGGCAGGCGGGGATCCCCCGCCTCGGCGCCAAGGGGGACGGGCACGAGCCCATCCCCCTTTGGCAAAGGGGGAGCGAGGGGGATTTCAGGACTGTCGCGGCCGGCTCACTCAGGCGGCCGATCACATACCGAGGGGGGCGCGGTAACGGGGCCCGCCCTTCGTCCTTGTTCAGGATCGCACATGGGCCGTGCCCAAAGGACGATCTGGGAACGGACGAGATGGCCCCTGCACTGATGTCAGTCGCCATCCGCGCTTACGAAGCAGCACCCGGTAGTTGTGAGCCTCGAGGATGTCTCGCGCCAGCTGGCGGATCACCTCCTCGTCCTCGACCAACAGGATCGTTCCCGTCCGCGGCCGCTGCGCCAAGGGGACGGCGCCGTCGCGGACCACCGCGTCGCCCTCGGCCTTCGGCAGGTAGACCTGGATGGTGGTCCCCAGACCCACTTCCGAATAGACGTTGATGTAGCCCCCGTGGTTGCTGACAATGCCGTAGACCATCGAGAGTCCGAGCCCGGTGCCCTTCCCCTGGTCCTTCGTCGTGTAGAAAGGCTCGAAGATCCTCTTGCGCACCTCCGCGGTCATCCCGGTGCCAGTGTCCGTGACGCTGACCCTGGCGTAGGTCCCGGCCGGTATCCGGAAGAGGTCCACCACCTTCTCGTCTTGCAGCCGGTACGTCTCGGTCTTGAGAAAGAGCCGTCCGCCACCCGCCATGGCGTCGCGGGCGTTGACGCAGAGGTTGAGCAGGGCCTGGTAGAGCTGGTTGGCGTCGCCCACGACCGGAAGCGCCCCGCTGGCGGTCTCGAAACCGACCGCGATGGCGCGGTCCAGCGTTTCCTTGAGGAACGCCACCAGGTCGCAGGCGATGCCGTTGACGTCGACGATCTCCGTCCGGTACTTGCCCTTGCGGGCGAAGCCGAGGAGCTGGCGCGTCAGGCCGCTGGCCCTCAGGGCGGACTTTTCAATCATATCCACAAAGCGGAAGCTCTTCTCCTCTGCGGGGAGCATGGTCTTCAGCATCGTCGCGTAGCCGAGCACGCCGGTGAGAATGTTGTTGAAGTCGTGGGCGATGCCTCCGGCGAGGAGGCCGAGGCTCTCGAGCTTCTGTGTCTGGAAGAGCATCTCCTCCAGGCGCCTCTTCTCCGTGAGGTCCATGAAGTAGCCGTCGTAGCCGAGCAGGCGCCCGCCCGCGTCACGTTCCGGGTAGACCGACATCACCACCTGGAATTCGCGGCCCCCCGTTCCCCGGACGCCAAGCTCCACGTTCTTCAAGTCTCCCGCAAGGGCTTGGCGCAGCCGCTCCTCGCCGCCGGGAGCAACGAAGAGCTCCTCAAGCCGGACGGCATGACCGCAGAGCGCTTCGAACTTGCGATTGCGCTCGACGATGGCTCCCGCGGCGTCGAGCCGGAAGATGGCGTGCTCGACCCGTTCGAAGAGATCCTTGATGCGCTGCTCCGAGGCGATGATTCGCGCCTCGCGCTCCTGGATGGCCCGGCTCATCCCGTTGAACTCGCCTGCGAGCTGGCCGAACTCGTCGCCGGTGACGACCGCGATCTCGGGATATTCCCCGCACGAGATCTTCCGCGCCCCCTTCGCGAGGGCCCGGAGCGGACGCGTGGAAATCGTCACCATCAGGGCGACGACGAGACAACTCCCCGTGGTGAAGAGCAGGGCGAGCAGAAGGCCGCGTCGCACGATCCGGCTCTCGCCGGCGATGAGCGAGGCCCGCGAGAAGCCCAGCCGCACCCAGCCGATCTGCTCGCCTGCGGCCTCCGGTGCCGGGTCCTGGCCGAAGACGCTCAGCTCGTCGCTCGTCCGCACCGTGAAGATCGGCGCGTAGCACTCGAGACTGTCCGGGTGCTCGAGGATGATGCTCGCCCGTCCGGAGACTGCCGTGGAGAAGGGCGGGGGCGTCCGTCCCGCCGAGGAGAGCGGTCTGCCTTCGGCGTCGTCGAACGCGGCGAAGACCACGTCCGGCGTGCCGAGGAACGAGCGGAGCGCGCGCTGCATGACCGTGCGGTTGCCCGAGAGCAGTGGCAGTTCGCCGGCGCGGCCGGCCAGGGTCGTGACGACCTCGGCGCGCTTGACGAGCTCCCCACGGACCAACCGCTTGCCGCTGCGGATGGCCTCCACGGTGTATCCGAGGGAAATCGCGATCAGCAGAGGAATGGAGTGCTCCTATAGCACGGCGAGGGAAGCACGGCAACTGCAACCGATCAACGAGAAAACAAGCTCCTCGATGGAGGACCTGCGCCGGGGCGGAGGCGCATCGATAGCCCTCCGTGGTGATCTCAAGTCTCATGGGCATGCGCGCCGAACAGGGGCCGGAACCGTGATCAGCCCCATTCTCGTCGTCGAGGACGATCGCAAGATCGCCAACGTCGTGCGCATCTACCTCGAGAACGCGGGCTACCGGGTCGTCCAGGCCTCCACCGGCCACGCGGCGCTTGAGGCCGCCGGGAAAGAGACGCCGCTGCTGGTCGTTCTCGATCTCATGCTTCCCGACATGGATGGCGAGGCCGTCTGCCAGGAATTGAAGGAGCGGGGGGACACGCCCGTGATCATGCTCACCGCCAAGGCTTCCGAGGAGCAAAGGCTCGCCGGCTTCGCGCTCGGGGCCGATGACTACGTGATCAAGCCGTTCTCGCCCCGGGAGCTGGTGTCCCGGGTCAAGGCCGTGCTCAAGCGCGCGAGCAGGGAGGGGGCGGGTGGCGGCGAAGCGTCGAGCTTCAACAAGGGGGCGCTGGTCGTCGATGCCCGCAGCTATCTCCTCCTGCGGGACGGGAAGCCGGTCGCGCTCACCCCCACGGAGTTCAAGGTGATCGCCGCCCTCGCCGGGGCGCCCGAGAAGGTGTTCACGCGCGAGGAGCTTGTCGCGAAGGCGCTTGGCTACGACTTCGAGGGCTACGAGCGGAGCATCGACGCTCATGTGAAGAACGTGCGCCGCAAGATCGGGGACGACCCGCGGCAGCCGCTCTTCATCCAGACCATCTACGGCGTCGGGTACCGCTTCATCGGCACGAGAGACGTCTGATGCCCGGGCGGCTCTGGGCAAGGCTCGCGGTGCTCCTCCTGCTGGTCGGGGGCCTTTCCCTCGTTGCGATCGTCGTCATGCGGGCCGTCATCTTCCGGGAGTTCAGCGACTATCACGAAGGGGAGATGGCGGACCGCGTCCATTGGGTCACGGCGGACCTGGAGTCGACCTACGAGCGGGGCCGAGGCTGGAGCCGCCAACGGCTCGCCGAGGACGCGATCTGGGCGCTCATGCTCGGCATCGAAACGCGCGTCCTGGATGCCGGGGGCACGGAGTTGATGTCCACCAGGCGGGCGCTCCTGACCATGCCGGCGTTGAGCGCGGACCGCATCGCATCCATCTCCCGCATGAGCGAACCCTCCTCCGCCGGCGCCTTCCTGCCCTACCCGCTCCTTCTCGGCGGGCGGGAGCTGGGACGGGTCGAGGTGCGCTTTCTCCCATTCACGCGGCGCGATCTCTTCCTGAGGCGCTCGAACCGCCTCATCCTCCTGATCTCGCTCGTCCTCGGCGGCGTAGCGCTTGGTCTGAGCATCCCCCTCGCGCGCAGCTTCACCCGGCCGATCCTGCGTCTTGCGGAGGCGGCCGCCGCCATCGGCGAGGGCAATCGCGGCGCTCGCGTGCCGGTGCGGGGCAAGGATGAGCTGGCGATGCTGGCGCGGGACTTCAACCGCATGGCGGAATTCCTCGAGAAGCAGTCCGAGCTGCACCGGAAGCTCTGCGCCAACATGACGCACGAGCTGCGCACGCCCCTCACCGCCATGCGCGGCGAGATCGAGGGGATCGCGGACGGTCTCATCCCGGCCTCGCGCGAGCAGCTCCAGTCGCTCCTCGAGGAGATCGACCGGCTCTCGCGCTTCGTGGCGGCCATGGGCGAGCTCGTGGAGGCCGAGGCCGCGAGCCTCGGACTGCGCAAGACGCGTTTCCCCCTCGAACCCTTCCTCGAAGGGCTTCGCTCCCGGCATGAAGTGCTCTTCAAGGAAAAGGGCGTCCAGTTGTCAATATCGCCAGTCGGGGACCTCGAGGTCTACGCCGATCCCGATCGCCTCGTGCAGATCCTGCGAAACCTCGTGGCGAACGCCCTGGCCGCAACCGAGAGCGGCGGGCGGGTGACGGTCGGCGCCCGGGCATCCGGCGACGGCTTGAAGATCGAGGTCACCGACACGGGGCGCGGCATCGCGGCGGAAGACCTCCCGTTCATCTTCGAGCGGTTCTTTCGCGGGCGGCAGGGCGGCCTCGGTCTCGGGCTCACCATTGTCCGGGAGTTGGTCCAGGCGCACGGCGGGCGGATCGAGGTGGCGAGCGCACCGGGCCGGGGCACGACTTTCACCGTCATCCTTCCGGATTCGGGAATCGACGCCTGATCTTCACAAAGCTTCACAATCTGAACGCGCCCCCTTCACGAGTCCTCGCTAGTTTCTCCTCATCCGCAAGAGCCGGGGAGGCGAGGCGGGAGGC from bacterium encodes the following:
- a CDS encoding DNA/RNA non-specific endonuclease gives rise to the protein MKLSASAAMGLELAPGVLELKGMGAQFKPSPAISGFLAGRRIAAVNARFGGIAAGPIEVETVQDGKYTVKNQRMPLRHPLFARIGEAAPGIAPCLVINVRDSTLQGKVGLAAGAKVDSLEAWLKKGPEILGLFGVSLTSGIEWVNRLEGGSLRFGASGVPMRLGQAFSGTFTLVVVDESIKFEGGADFRVGGLAQGKLRLERSPEGVVTGTAAVGLTMPRNLSGSVDVTWDGRAISGEGKVGYKGEKLSGEVTLRLMERGEAARLEAEKKAPEGGAKSPAAAGGGAVKGKVDYVVFGEGDLTFAFTEWLNGKARVIVDPKGYVTVIGKITPQKEFILFQQKDYERRLFKVEARASYGLPVVGNIFVFANVSMSAFATLGPGKFYNIVVDGTYSTDPEKAKSFSIRGTLNISAAAGLKLRGEAGAGLEVLAHDIKAGAGVNGIAGIKGYAEATPVIGYREKAMPGQDKKGEFFIRGELEIAAQPFLGLSGDLFVEVDAPWWSPVPDKRWTWPLFNKEWPIGGSLGVGASVDYVFGSNEWPKLDFKPVEFDSSKFMSDLYADKAKSGSGKDKESKGKWAEKNAKATDPPPKKPPVGNAKPGKGVDPPPAKSRVQPGGGGKRAKAADPNAHTKEGKTVKQLQDEATKRGKKPPGGEVKAGTARQGASAKGKDKESRDEQVKQALAALDQVTARYMRDGASKETVVTGVKSVRRKFPKVFRSLEVTDGGATWDYDYEMSPGTRKKGARKSTESSPGPRPTSISRKTATLASDTVGTEMTIDWLDSQYPIRHPGSPPKSGVQSRLMELLVTDPSQRSPDKFIRGHLLNEHLGGEGEAHNLFPITGNANSQHLHSTEKKIKEWVKKPDQWVWYKVKVAAIDAKLDSSRKDQNYVDCTLNCQAVLKDEAGKERESFKSTIESKYKEKKQATVERPP
- a CDS encoding M4 family metallopeptidase → MFESCPSPLHGILPPYLIDRLSQSSDKKVRQLGIDAKEASATLRTQRLMLATLPAMAAIPSPAGTKHRLVYDAKHGSMWSLPGKLVRSEGDKKSKDTAANEAYDHSGRVYDFYRTIFARNSLDGNGMELISSVHLGNKFNNAFWNGEQMAYGDGDGSIFVRFTKSLDVVAHELTHGVITHTCNLEYRNESGALNEHFADVMGVLVAQWRRKQTVKQAAWTVGAEIMGPGTSAKCLRTFKNEPAYQNDPILGDDPQPKHLRDKYTGAEDEGGVHINSGIPNYAFYLVAMSLGGRAWERAGQIWYKTMCALTAKSDFAQIVKGTEAAAFELFGAGASEQKAVQAAWKAVGF
- a CDS encoding transposase: MFPRQRSYLDTVWARLPQLRQYYLIKEWPRQLYGCSDRKAAEGLMSRILICCQSSDDAEIVRWGRTLSRWRGCILDHFLSRGTNAYTEGAHTKIKLMKRVSYGFRNVSV
- a CDS encoding ATP-binding protein, which codes for MEAIRSGKRLVRGELVKRAEVVTTLAGRAGELPLLSGNRTVMQRALRSFLGTPDVVFAAFDDAEGRPLSSAGRTPPPFSTAVSGRASIILEHPDSLECYAPIFTVRTSDELSVFGQDPAPEAAGEQIGWVRLGFSRASLIAGESRIVRRGLLLALLFTTGSCLVVALMVTISTRPLRALAKGARKISCGEYPEIAVVTGDEFGQLAGEFNGMSRAIQEREARIIASEQRIKDLFERVEHAIFRLDAAGAIVERNRKFEALCGHAVRLEELFVAPGGEERLRQALAGDLKNVELGVRGTGGREFQVVMSVYPERDAGGRLLGYDGYFMDLTEKRRLEEMLFQTQKLESLGLLAGGIAHDFNNILTGVLGYATMLKTMLPAEEKSFRFVDMIEKSALRASGLTRQLLGFARKGKYRTEIVDVNGIACDLVAFLKETLDRAIAVGFETASGALPVVGDANQLYQALLNLCVNARDAMAGGGRLFLKTETYRLQDEKVVDLFRIPAGTYARVSVTDTGTGMTAEVRKRIFEPFYTTKDQGKGTGLGLSMVYGIVSNHGGYINVYSEVGLGTTIQVYLPKAEGDAVVRDGAVPLAQRPRTGTILLVEDEEVIRQLARDILEAHNYRVLLRKRGWRLTSVQGPSRPFPDRPLGTAHVRS
- a CDS encoding response regulator transcription factor gives rise to the protein MISPILVVEDDRKIANVVRIYLENAGYRVVQASTGHAALEAAGKETPLLVVLDLMLPDMDGEAVCQELKERGDTPVIMLTAKASEEQRLAGFALGADDYVIKPFSPRELVSRVKAVLKRASREGAGGGEASSFNKGALVVDARSYLLLRDGKPVALTPTEFKVIAALAGAPEKVFTREELVAKALGYDFEGYERSIDAHVKNVRRKIGDDPRQPLFIQTIYGVGYRFIGTRDV
- a CDS encoding HAMP domain-containing sensor histidine kinase; the encoded protein is MPGRLWARLAVLLLLVGGLSLVAIVVMRAVIFREFSDYHEGEMADRVHWVTADLESTYERGRGWSRQRLAEDAIWALMLGIETRVLDAGGTELMSTRRALLTMPALSADRIASISRMSEPSSAGAFLPYPLLLGGRELGRVEVRFLPFTRRDLFLRRSNRLILLISLVLGGVALGLSIPLARSFTRPILRLAEAAAAIGEGNRGARVPVRGKDELAMLARDFNRMAEFLEKQSELHRKLCANMTHELRTPLTAMRGEIEGIADGLIPASREQLQSLLEEIDRLSRFVAAMGELVEAEAASLGLRKTRFPLEPFLEGLRSRHEVLFKEKGVQLSISPVGDLEVYADPDRLVQILRNLVANALAATESGGRVTVGARASGDGLKIEVTDTGRGIAAEDLPFIFERFFRGRQGGLGLGLTIVRELVQAHGGRIEVASAPGRGTTFTVILPDSGIDA